In a single window of the Nicotiana tomentosiformis chromosome 8, ASM39032v3, whole genome shotgun sequence genome:
- the LOC138897656 gene encoding uncharacterized protein — translation MGETTLAAQTSQPTKIPEQEADREPVRRVVIPQTEDLEIELEDPEGDDEKVNVVVDALSRKDESIGSLAYIPLVDRPLALDVQSLANQFVRLDVSEPIQVLACVVSRYSLYEHIRAHEYGDPYFLVLKDTVQHVDAKDVSIGYDGVFRMHDRIYVPNVDGLHELILKETHNLRYSIHPGAAKMYQDLRQYYWWRIMDKDMVEYVVRCLNCQHVKYEHQRHAFCFRDLRFPSGSGSGLP, via the exons ATGGGAGAGACTACCCTTGCAGCACAGACATCTCAGCCAACAAAGATACCAGAGCAGGAGGCTGACAGGGAGCCGGTGAGGAGAGTGGTGATACCCCAGACGGAGGACTTGGAGATTGAGCTGGAGGACCCCGAGGGAGATGATGA GAAGgttaatgtggtggtcgatgccttaagtagaaaggatgagagtataggtagccttgcatatattccccTGGTTGATAGACCGCTAGCATTGGACGTTCAATCTTTGGCCAATcaatttgtgaggttagatgtttcagagcctatccaggttcttgcttgcgtggtttctcggtattctttgtatgagcacatcagagcgCATGAGTATGGTGACCCCTATTTTCTTGTGCTTAAGGACACAGTACAACATGTTGATGCCAAGGATGTTTCTATTGGATATGATGGGGTGTTTCGAATGCATGACCGGATATATGTGCCCAATGTtgatgggttgcatgagttgatccTTAAAGAAACCCACAatttgcggtattctattcatccgggtgctgcaaagatgtatcaggatctgaggcagtactattggtggagaatAATGGATAAAGATATGGTGGAGTATGTGGTTCGGTGCTTAAATTGTCAGCacgtgaagtacgagcatcagagacatgcgttttgctttagagacttgagattcccgagtggaagtgggagcggattaCCATAG